The following coding sequences are from one Dreissena polymorpha isolate Duluth1 chromosome 8, UMN_Dpol_1.0, whole genome shotgun sequence window:
- the LOC127840332 gene encoding uncharacterized protein LOC127840332, with the protein MWRVFQYPGQERYTRVAVSVQNQMRCQSPRNDAFKYITDTKQDVEAVPISPTSAVHQGCSVSSKQDEVSKPQINDAFKHITDGVQEDVEAVPIYPTSAVHQGCSVGSKPNEVSKPQINDAFKHMTDTKQDVEAVPISPTAAVHQGCSVGSKQDEVSKPHINDAFKHITDNGVNSESEDSNDEEEIHEADDLTENAIEEDMETVPVSTLGAVQGCSVRSNPDKVTEPKKSGNNRPKTGEVVKLTEHQHRLLKTLFKTNIAMRRELQKDECEKVSRKHDALQNLTWKKNKDTVHN; encoded by the exons ATGTGGAGGGTATTCCAATATCCCGGACAGGAGCGGTACACCAGGGTTGCAGTGTCAGTTCAAAACCAAATGAGGTGTCAAAGCCCCAGAAATGACGCTTTCAAGTACATCACAG ACACAAAGCAGGATGTGGAGGCTGTGCCAATATCCCCAACCAGTGCGGTACACCAGGGTTGCAGTGTCAGTTCAAAACAAGATGAGGTGTCAAAGCCCCAGATAAATGATGCTTTCAAGCACATCACTG ATGGCGTGCAGGAAGATGTGGAGGCTGTGCCAATATACCCGACCAGTGCGGTACACCAGGGTTGCAGTGTCGGTTCAAAACCAAATGAGGTGTCAAAGCCCCAGATAAATGACGCTTTCAAGCACATGACTG ACACAAAGCAGGATGTGGAGGCTGTGCCAATATCCCCGACCGCAGCTGTACATCAGGGTTGCAGTGTCGGTTCAAAACAAGATGAGGTGTCAAAGCCCCATATAAATGACGCTTTCAAGCACATCACTG ATAATGGTGTAAACAGTGAGAGTGAGGATAGCAATGATGAAGAGGAAATTCATGAAGCAGATGACTTGACTGAAA ATGCCATAGAGGAAGATATGGAGACTGTGCCAGTATCCACACTGGGTGCTGTACAGGGTTGTAGTGTCAGATCTAATCCGGATAAGGTGACAGAGCCCAAGAAAAGTGGCAATAACCGGCCCAAGACTG GAGAAGTAGTGAAGCTTACAGAACATCAGCACAGGCTACTTAAAACtttgttcaaaacaaatatagCAATGAGAAGGGAACTACAGAAAGATGAGTGTGAAAAGGTTTCTAGGAAACATGACGCTCTTCAGAACCTCACCTGGAAAAAAAATAAGGATACTGTCCATAATTGA